GGCGGCGCTTCGGCCGCCGAGTCCGCCGAGCCTGCCGGCAAGCAGGCCGCAGCCGCGGGGAAGCGGCTGGCGGACTCGACTTCACGGAATGCGGCCGTGCTGGCGTCGCTGGGGCCGCAGGCCGTGAAGATTCCCGAGCAGGTCCGGGACGGTCTCATGTCGGACGCGCCGGAGACGGCCCTGGCGGCCCTGGGCTGGGTGCGGTCCTATGCCCTGTCCACTGCGGACCGTGGACTGTTGGAGACGGTGAATGCGGCGGGGTCCCCGGCCATGGCAGCCGACGCGAAGGTGGTCAGTGCGCTGGCCGGCGCGGGTCATTCGTTCACCGGGCTCGACACTACAATCTCCGGGGTTGCCGTCGCCAAGGAGCAGCTTGTCTCGGGTGGATCCGATGCCCCGTACGCCGCGGTCACGGTGTCGGCCACCGTCACGACAAGCGCCTTTGCGGAACAGGATGCCCGGGGCGCCGTGGTGTACGCCCAGCCGCGTGAACAGCAGCAGCGGCTCCTCATTGTCCTGGTCCAGGCCGGTTCGCGGTGGGTGGTCCAGCAGATACTTCCGGGCGGTGGCTAAGATACGTAAATGACCTCCTCCAGTTACCTTCGCTACCCGCACCTGCACAAGGACCTGATCACCTTCACAGCCCAGGACGATGTCTGGGTTGCCCCCGTGGCGGGTGGCCGGGCCTGGCGGGTCTCGGCAGAACAGTCCCCTCCGCGCAACCCGCGGTTCACCCCGGACGGGACGAGCCTGGTGTGGACCGTCACCCGCGGGGAGGCGCCGGAGGTGGTGGCCGCGCCCGTGGACGGAGGTGCGGCGACCCAGCTGACTTACTGGGGGCATGCGGGAACCAAGGTGAAAGGGTTCACCGCGGATGGCAGGGTGGTGGCGACCAGCGCGTGGGAACAGGCGGACTCCCGCCTGACGTGGGCCTACGCCGTCGACCTTGATACCGGGCGCCGCGAACGCCTTAACTACGGGCCCGTGGACAGCGTGGTTTTTGGCCCCGTCGTGGGCGACGAACGCCCGGTGGTGGTGTCCTCCGTGCTCTCGCGCGAGCCCGCCGCATGGAAACGCTACCGCGGCGGGACCGCCGGAAAGCTGTGGATCGACGTGGACGGTTCCGGCGAATTCTCCCGCCTGGTCCCGAAACTGGACGGGAACTTGTGCGACCCCATGTGGGTGTCGGGGCGCATTGCCTTCCTCTCCGACCATGAGGGCCACGGCAACCTTTACTCGGTTCTCCCGGACGGTACCGGGCTGCGCCGGCACACGGACTTTGAGGGGTTTTACGTCCGACACGCCAGCAGCGACGGCGCCCGCATTGTCTTTGAATCCGCCGGCAACCTGTTTTCGCTTGACAACCTGGACAGCGAGGCCGTGCAGCTGGACATCAGCCTTGGGGCCGTCAACGGCGCCCGCACGCCGCACCTCCTTCAGGCCGGCAAGCACCTCAACGAAGTGGTGCCCACGGCCGACGGCCGGGCCAGCGTGGTCGAGGCACACGGCACGGTGCATCTGCTGACCCACCGCGGCGGACCCGCCCGCGTCATCGCCGCCGAACCCGGAGCGCGGTCGCGCCTGGGCAGGCCGCTCGGTGCGGGCCACGTCATGTATGTGGCGGACAACGGCGGAGAGGAAGCCCTTTACATCAGGGCGTTGGGCGATTCTTCGCCGCAGCCGGCCGCCGCACCGGCGGCAGGCGCGGCGATCGCAGGCCCAGGGACTGCGGCCCCCGCACCGCAGTCGGCCGCCAGCGAGGACAGCAACGCCGAATCGGTGGACTTGCCCAAGCCCGTCTCGGCCCATGCGGTCAACGCGGAGACCTTTAAAGCCGACGTCCCCGCCGCCCCCGCCGCCCCCGCCGGGCAGGCCGTCCCCGCCGGGCAGGCCGGCACGCCCTCGGAGTCCCCGAAGGATCCGGCAGCCACCGCCGGAGAGGACGCCGCAGTCGGCGCGGCTGCCGGGCAGCCCGCTTCCGCCGCGGCAGCCGGACAGGACGAACTGCGGCGCATCGATTACCCGTCCCGGACCCGGGCGGCCCAGGCTGCCGCCAGCCCGGACGGGAGCCGGATCGCCCTTGGCACCGAGTTTGGTGAGGTGCTGCTCGTGGACGTGGCGGCGGGAACCACCGAGCTGATCGCCCAAACGTCCGCCGGGTCGGTGGGGGAGCTGGCCTTCAGCCCCGATTCCGCCTGGCTGCTGTGGAATGAGCCACTGGACACGGGGGAGAACCGTTCCAAGCTCCGCCTCGCGGGGGTGGCGCCGAAGGACGGACAGGAGCGGATCGTCGACCTCACCGACGGCCGCTTCCTGGATTTCAGCGCAGACTTCACCCGCGACGGAAAATATGTTGCCTTTCTGTCGCGGCGCAGCTTTGACCCTGTCTACGACACGCACTCCTTTGACCTGAGCTTCCCGGCGTCCACGAAGCCCTTCCTGCTGGCACTGGCCGCAGACACGCCTTCGCCGTTCGGCCCCGACGTGGACGGCAGGCCGCAAACCGGTACCCCAGGGTCCAGCGCCCGGCAGGCCGATGCCACGGAGCCCGGCGCCCCGGGGTCGTGGCCCGGCGGAGGGGTCGGCGCCGGGAGTGCCGCGGACGTGCGCACCACCGTGGACACGGCAGGCCTCGCGGCCAGGATTATTGCCGTGCCCGCCGGGCAGGACCGCTATGTGGCGTTGAAGCCCGTCGACGGCGGCCTCCTGTGGCAGGTTGACAGGAGCGGCGGCACCACGGGCGAGGGCCTGGCGAACACGTCCGACAAGCCGGCCGCAGCAGCCCTGGACCGTCTGGACCTGGCCACCAGGAAGGTCACCCGGGTGGTGGAGGAGCTGGACAGCTTCCGCGTCAGCGCCGACGGCCGGTGGATCGCGGCGGTCCATGGTGAAAAGGTCACCGTGCTGTCCTCCGCGGCCAAGGCGGACGACGACGACGCGGACGTCACCGAAGTGGACCTGGACCGGATCGTGCTCCGGCTGGACCCCATCCAGGTGTGGGGACAGGCCTTTGATGAAGCCTGGCGGCTGCAGCGCGACTTCTTCTACACGCCGGACATGGCCGGGACCGACTGGGACGCCGTCCATGCCCGGTACCGCCCCATCGTGGACCGGCTCGGCAGCCACGACGACCTCGTGGACCTGCTGTGGGAGCTGCACGGCGAATTGGGCACCTCCCACGCGTATGTGACGCCCGTGCCCGACGTCGAGGAAGGAGCCGGCGCGCAGGGCCTCCTGGGGGCCGTGTTTGAGCCTACGGCTGACGGCTGGACCATCGCCTCCATCATCGGGGGAGAGTCCTCCGACCCCGGGGCGTTCTCGCCCCTGGAGGCGCCTGGCGTCGCTGCCCGCCCCGGCGAAATCCTTGAGGCGGTCAACGGCGTGCCCGTGCCGCAGGCCGGGCCGGGCGAGCTGCTGGCCGGCACCGCCGGAAAGATCGTCGAGCTCACTGTACGCAGCACGGGCGGAACGAAGGGAGCAGGTGAGGGACCCGCCCGGCGCAGGGTCGCCGTCGTGCCCCTGAAAAGCGAGGAACGGCTGCGCTACCAGCAGTGGGTCGCCGACAACCGCGCCATGGTGCGCAAGGCCTCCAACGGCACTTTCGGCTACCTCCACGTGCCGGACATGATGCCGCGCGGATGGGCGCAGCTGCACCGCGACCTGGACACGGAAACGGCGGCCGACGCCCTGGTGGTCGACGTCCGTCGCAACCGCGGCGGGCACACCTCCCCGCTGGTGGCCGAGGCCATCAGCAAGCGCATGGACGCCTGGGCCATCTCGCGCGGGCACGGGCCGGAGATCTACCCGGCCCAGTCACCCCGTGGTCCCGTGGTGGTGCTGACGGACGAGTTTGCCGGATCCGACGGCGACATCATCACCGCGGTGGCGAAGCTGCGCGGGATTGGCCCCGTGATCGGCATGCGCACCTGGGGCGGCGTCGTGGGGATCGACGGGAAGTTCTCCCTGGCGGACGGCACGGGCGTCACACAGCCCCGCTACGCCTTCTGGTTCCGGGAAGGGCAGGGCTTCCACGTGGAAAATTACGGCGTCGACCCGGACATCGAGGTGCCGTTCGCGCCCCACGACCACCTGGCCGGCAACGACCCCCAGCTGGAGGCGGCCATCGGAGTCCTGCTGGAGATGCAGCGCGAGATCCCCACGGTGCGTCCGCCCGAGCTGGCCGGCTACCGGAACCTGGCCACCGCGCCGCTCCCGCCCCGCCCCTAAGCCGCGAGGGTACAGATATGGCGGCTCCCACGAGGTGGGAGCCGCCATATCTGTACCCTGGGCCCGGTTGGACGGGCCCACATGCCCGCCCCCCGCGTGGGAGGGCGCGGGTGCTACGCGTCGAGCGTGGCGTCGAGGGTGATTTCAATCCCGGCCAGGGCCGCCGAGACGGGGCAGCCTGCCTTGGCCGCGTTGGCGACGCGGTCAAAGTCCTCCTGGCTGATGCCCGGGATCTTGGCCGCGAGGGTCAGGTGGCTGCCCGTGATGCCGGTGCCGGGAACGAAGGTGACGGCGGCGGAGGTGTTGACATAGTCGGCAGCCTTGCCTTCTTCGCTGAGCGCGTTGCTGAAGGCCATGGCGAAGCAGGACGAGTGAGCCGCGGCGATGAGCTCTTCGGGGCTGGTCTTGCCCTCGGCGGCTTCGGCGCGGGCCTTCCAGGTGATGTCAAACGTGCCGAGCCCGGAACTGTCCAGCGTGACCTGTCCGGTGCCGGTGGGAAGGTCGCCGACCCATCCGGTGTGGGCGTTGCGAATCGTAGCCATGTTCACTCCTTGGTAGAGGTGGTGGCGCACCCGGCCCGCGGGAAGCGGCCGGGCGTGCGCTGTGGAGCGCCGCCTTGGCAGCGCTTCTTTCCAGCCTATGCCCAAAACACGAAACGGCGCCTTCCCCAGCACTTCCGGTGGTCATAAACCGGGCAGGCAGGGAAGACGCCGCATACTCGTCGAGGGGTCAGTTCCGGAGGGTTGCCACGGCAATGTTGATCAGTGCCATGCCTCCGACTGCGTGCGCCAGGCCCGTGGAGACCTCCTGCTTGGCCGCAGCCTTGCGGCAGCCGACGATCGCGGCAATGAGGACAGCCATGCAGGAATACCAGAATCCTTGTATGTACAGTCATGACCCCAGTTTAGCGACAAAGTGTCTATAAACAGGGAGCGGGGTCGCCTTCCGTGGGGAAGGCAACCCCGCCGGGTCCTGTCTGGCAGCTTAGAGGCCCAGATCGGCCTCAAACGCGCCGTCTTCCAGACGGGCCTTCAGGGTCTGCAGGAAGCGGCCGGCGTCCGCGCCGTCCACCAGGCGGTGGTCGTACGTCAGGCTCAGGTACATCATATGGCGGACGGCGATGGTGTCGTCACCGTCGGCATCGGCCACGACCGCTGCGCGCTTGACGATCGCCCCGGTGCCCAGGATGGCCACGTTGGGCTGGTTGATGATCGGGGTGTCGAACAGGGCGCCGACCGAGCCGATGTTCGTGATCGAGAACGTGCCGCCGGAGAGCTCGTCGGGGCCGATCTTGCCGCTGCGGGTGCGTGCGGCGACGTCGGCGATCCTGCCAGCCAGTCCGGCCAGGTTCAGGTCGCCGGCGTTGGAGATGACCGGGACCAGGAGGCCCTTGTCAGTGTCCACCGCAATCGCCAGGTGCTCGGCGTTGTGGTAGGTGATCTCCTGGGTTTCCTCATTGTATTCGCCGTTGACCTTCGGGTGCTGCTTGAGCGCCTCGGTGACCGCCTTGGCAATGAACGGCAGGAACGTCAGCTTGGTGCCGTTCACCGCCTGGAACTGGCCCTTCGCCTGGTTGCGCAGCTTGACGATGCGCGTCATGTCCACCTCGTGCACCTGCGTGAGCTGCGTGGAGATATCCAGCGACTCGCGCATCCGGCGGGCAATGACCTGGCGGATCCGCGGTGCCTTGACCGTGGTGCCGCGCAGTGAGGACGGCACGACGGCGGGAGCGGCCTTGGGCGCGGACGCGGCGGTGCTGTCGGCTGCCTGGGCTGTGGGGGCCTTGGCGGACTCCGCGGCTGCCAGGACGTCCTGCTTGCGGATGCGTCCGCCCACTCCCGTTCCCGAAACCGTGGAGATGTCCACGCCCTGCTGGTTGGCGAGCTTGCGCACCAGCGGGGTGACGTAGTTGGACTCGGCTGCTGCTGGGGCGGCAGGCGCGGACGGAGCTGAGGCAGGGGCGGGAGCGGCAGGTGCAGACGGAGCTGAGGCAGGGGCGGGCGCGGCAGCAGGAGCCTGGGCGGGAGCGGCAGCAGGAGCCTGGGCGGGAGCTGCGGCAGGCGCGGGAGCGGCAGCCGGGGCCGGAGCGGCCGGCGCCTCAGCCTGGGCGGGCGCTTGAGCGGGAGCGGGAGCGGGCGCGGGAGCGGCCGCCTTGCCGGAACCGATTACGGCGAGGACTCCGCCCACCTCCGCGGTCTCGTCTTCGGGAACCCGAATTTCCAGGAGCGTGCCTGCGACGGGTGAGGGGATCTCGGTATCGACCTTGTCGGTGGAGACTTCCAGCAGTGGCTCGTCAACATCGACAGTGTCGCCAACGGCCTTCAGCCACCGGGTCACCGTGCCTTCGGTGACCGACTCGCCGAGGGCGGGCAGCTTGACGTCAAAGGAGTCTTCGGACGGCGCGGCGGGTGCTTGCTCCGCGGCAGGCGCCTCGGGAGCAGCGGCGGGCGCCTCGTCAGCCGCGGCGGGCGTGGGCTCCCCGGCCGGGCTCTGTGCCGGCGCGGCTGCCGGTGCAGCCTCAGCGGCGGGGGCATCGGCTGCGGGGCCATCGCCGGAGCCGATCAGGGCCAGCGGCGC
This genomic stretch from Arthrobacter dokdonellae harbors:
- a CDS encoding S41 family peptidase — protein: MTSSSYLRYPHLHKDLITFTAQDDVWVAPVAGGRAWRVSAEQSPPRNPRFTPDGTSLVWTVTRGEAPEVVAAPVDGGAATQLTYWGHAGTKVKGFTADGRVVATSAWEQADSRLTWAYAVDLDTGRRERLNYGPVDSVVFGPVVGDERPVVVSSVLSREPAAWKRYRGGTAGKLWIDVDGSGEFSRLVPKLDGNLCDPMWVSGRIAFLSDHEGHGNLYSVLPDGTGLRRHTDFEGFYVRHASSDGARIVFESAGNLFSLDNLDSEAVQLDISLGAVNGARTPHLLQAGKHLNEVVPTADGRASVVEAHGTVHLLTHRGGPARVIAAEPGARSRLGRPLGAGHVMYVADNGGEEALYIRALGDSSPQPAAAPAAGAAIAGPGTAAPAPQSAASEDSNAESVDLPKPVSAHAVNAETFKADVPAAPAAPAGQAVPAGQAGTPSESPKDPAATAGEDAAVGAAAGQPASAAAAGQDELRRIDYPSRTRAAQAAASPDGSRIALGTEFGEVLLVDVAAGTTELIAQTSAGSVGELAFSPDSAWLLWNEPLDTGENRSKLRLAGVAPKDGQERIVDLTDGRFLDFSADFTRDGKYVAFLSRRSFDPVYDTHSFDLSFPASTKPFLLALAADTPSPFGPDVDGRPQTGTPGSSARQADATEPGAPGSWPGGGVGAGSAADVRTTVDTAGLAARIIAVPAGQDRYVALKPVDGGLLWQVDRSGGTTGEGLANTSDKPAAAALDRLDLATRKVTRVVEELDSFRVSADGRWIAAVHGEKVTVLSSAAKADDDDADVTEVDLDRIVLRLDPIQVWGQAFDEAWRLQRDFFYTPDMAGTDWDAVHARYRPIVDRLGSHDDLVDLLWELHGELGTSHAYVTPVPDVEEGAGAQGLLGAVFEPTADGWTIASIIGGESSDPGAFSPLEAPGVAARPGEILEAVNGVPVPQAGPGELLAGTAGKIVELTVRSTGGTKGAGEGPARRRVAVVPLKSEERLRYQQWVADNRAMVRKASNGTFGYLHVPDMMPRGWAQLHRDLDTETAADALVVDVRRNRGGHTSPLVAEAISKRMDAWAISRGHGPEIYPAQSPRGPVVVLTDEFAGSDGDIITAVAKLRGIGPVIGMRTWGGVVGIDGKFSLADGTGVTQPRYAFWFREGQGFHVENYGVDPDIEVPFAPHDHLAGNDPQLEAAIGVLLEMQREIPTVRPPELAGYRNLATAPLPPRP
- a CDS encoding OsmC family peroxiredoxin; this translates as MATIRNAHTGWVGDLPTGTGQVTLDSSGLGTFDITWKARAEAAEGKTSPEELIAAAHSSCFAMAFSNALSEEGKAADYVNTSAAVTFVPGTGITGSHLTLAAKIPGISQEDFDRVANAAKAGCPVSAALAGIEITLDATLDA
- the sucB gene encoding 2-oxoglutarate dehydrogenase, E2 component, dihydrolipoamide succinyltransferase, translated to MSESVNLPALGESVTEGTVTRWLKQVGERVEVDEPLLEVSTDKVDTEIPSPFAGILEQILVPEDETAEVGAPLALIGSGDGPAADAPAAEAAPAAAPAQSPAGEPTPAAADEAPAAAPEAPAAEQAPAAPSEDSFDVKLPALGESVTEGTVTRWLKAVGDTVDVDEPLLEVSTDKVDTEIPSPVAGTLLEIRVPEDETAEVGGVLAVIGSGKAAAPAPAPAPAQAPAQAEAPAAPAPAAAPAPAAAPAQAPAAAPAQAPAAAPAPASAPSAPAAPAPASAPSAPAAPAAAESNYVTPLVRKLANQQGVDISTVSGTGVGGRIRKQDVLAAAESAKAPTAQAADSTAASAPKAAPAVVPSSLRGTTVKAPRIRQVIARRMRESLDISTQLTQVHEVDMTRIVKLRNQAKGQFQAVNGTKLTFLPFIAKAVTEALKQHPKVNGEYNEETQEITYHNAEHLAIAVDTDKGLLVPVISNAGDLNLAGLAGRIADVAARTRSGKIGPDELSGGTFSITNIGSVGALFDTPIINQPNVAILGTGAIVKRAAVVADADGDDTIAVRHMMYLSLTYDHRLVDGADAGRFLQTLKARLEDGAFEADLGL